From the genome of Vibrio orientalis CIP 102891 = ATCC 33934:
TGGCGACGACTTCTTTGGCCCGAATTACGGTGGTGCGAATGTCTACACCAACGTGCGTAAAGACTACCTAAATGAGTGTCAAAACGTGGGCAATCTGCTTAAAAACCTAGAGTTTAGTTTGGAAATGGAGAATGAACTGATGGAAGCGATCCTTAACCAAAATGTGAAGCCAGCAAAAGCGGCTCAGCAGTGGTTGAAAGCGAACCCTCAACAACTTGAAGCGTGGCTTAACGGTGTGAAGACACTGCAAGGTGAAGAAGCGCAAGGTGCCGTTACAAGCTACATCAATTCAAAAGCTTAATTAACGACACTTAGGGTGGGCACCTTGCCTGCCCTTTCTCACATGCTTAAATAATCATTACCACAAAAGGCTGTATTGTGAATTTTATTACTGACAACAAAATCCCACTGGGTCAATGGATGGAAGCGGGGGTTGATTGGCTAACCTTTAATGCCGCAGGTCTATTTGATGCGATTGCGATCTTCTTAGAGACGATCATACTTTTTGTTGTAGATATTTTTAAGTGGATGCCGCCAGCAATGCCGATCGTTATGACGGCTGTGATTGCTTGGTACTTACATCGTAGCATCCCACTTGTATTATTTGTTATTGGTGCATTGCTCACCATTTTAAATCTCGGCTACTGGCAAGAAATGCTAGAAACCTTTGTTCTGGTTTTTGCAGCGACAACGATTTCTGTATTAATTGGCGTACCTCTTGGGATTATGGCGGCGCATCGACCTTGGTTATACACCATCATGAGGCCGATTCTTGATTTGATGCAGACTGTCCCGACGTTTGTTTATCTTATCCCGACACTGGTTTTATTTGGTTTAGGCATTGTGCCGGGTCTGATTTCAACCATCATTTTTGCGATTGCCGCCCCGATTCGTTTGACTTACTTAGGTATAACCAAAGTGCCAGAAGAACTGGTTGAAGCGGGGAAAGCGTTTGGTGCGACACGTATGAAGTTGTTGTTCAAAGTTGAACTGCCAGCGGCAATGCCAAGCATTATGGCGGGTGTGACTCAGTGCATTATGTTGTCGCTTTCTATGGTGGTGATTGCCGCGCTAGTGGGCGCTGATGGTTTAGGTAAACCAGTGGTTCGTGCGTTGAATACCGTTAATATCTCGCAAGGCTTTGAAGCAGGACTTGCTATCGTTCTTGTGGCGATCATTCTTGATCGTCTATGTAAATCACCAAACCAGAAGGAAGCTTAATCATGGATGCGATTACTATTCGAAACCTAGATGTGGTGTTTGGTGATAAGCCGAAGTTAGCTTTAGACTTGCTCGACAATGGCAAAACTCGTCAAGAAATCATTGATGAAACAGCGCAAGTTGTTGGCGTTGATAATGTCTCCCTTACTGTCAAAGAAGGTGAAATTTGTGTTTTGATGGGCCTGTCGGGTTCGGGGAAATCCAGTCTGTTACGCGCTGTAAATGGCCTCAATGAGATTTCTCGTGGTGCGTTAGAGCTAAAAGATGGCGACGAGAAAGTCGACCTAGCCAACTGTGATGACGAAACCTTGCGCCGCTTGCGTACGCACCGTGTTTCTATGGTGTTTCAGAAGTTTGCCTTGATGCCGTGGTTAACAGTATTGGACAACGTTGCATTTGGCTTAGAGCTGCAAGGTATGGGTAAATCAGAACGTCAAAGCAAAGCACGTGAGCAGCTTGACATGGTGGGTCTGTCTGAGTGGGAATCAAAATTCCCCCATGAGTTATCGGGTGGTATGCAGCAGCGTGTTGGCCTCGCAAGAGCCTTTGCGATGGATACGGATATCTTATTGATGGATGAACCGTTTTCTGCGCTCGACCCGTTAATTCGTACCCAGCTACAAGATG
Proteins encoded in this window:
- the choV gene encoding choline ABC transporter ATP-binding protein gives rise to the protein MDAITIRNLDVVFGDKPKLALDLLDNGKTRQEIIDETAQVVGVDNVSLTVKEGEICVLMGLSGSGKSSLLRAVNGLNEISRGALELKDGDEKVDLANCDDETLRRLRTHRVSMVFQKFALMPWLTVLDNVAFGLELQGMGKSERQSKAREQLDMVGLSEWESKFPHELSGGMQQRVGLARAFAMDTDILLMDEPFSALDPLIRTQLQDELIMLQEKLNKTILFVSHDLDEALKIGNNIAIMESGRLIQHGKPEEIILTPENDYVRDFVAHTNPLNVLKGRSLMQPVSELTKDQSQLQVCTAQPVWVEQTSDQLRLVESDELALIEWDCETSRIEDVTSSTVVVASPDIGMRQAIELKQRSGQPILLVEDGKLVGVLNDSEFYDALLGNYNAPQAA
- the choW gene encoding choline ABC transporter permease subunit codes for the protein MNFITDNKIPLGQWMEAGVDWLTFNAAGLFDAIAIFLETIILFVVDIFKWMPPAMPIVMTAVIAWYLHRSIPLVLFVIGALLTILNLGYWQEMLETFVLVFAATTISVLIGVPLGIMAAHRPWLYTIMRPILDLMQTVPTFVYLIPTLVLFGLGIVPGLISTIIFAIAAPIRLTYLGITKVPEELVEAGKAFGATRMKLLFKVELPAAMPSIMAGVTQCIMLSLSMVVIAALVGADGLGKPVVRALNTVNISQGFEAGLAIVLVAIILDRLCKSPNQKEA